In a single window of the Amycolatopsis sp. cg5 genome:
- a CDS encoding AAA family ATPase, with protein MTSTEVSTAQAREALIALKGEVGSAVVGNDAAVTGLILALLCRGHVLVEGVPGVGKTLLVRALSAALSLETKRIQFTPDLMPGDVTGSIVYDAHSGEFSFREGPVFTNLLLADEINRTPPKTQSALLEAMEERQVSLDGRSRPLPDPFIVIATQNPVEYEGTYSLPEAQLDRFLLKLTMPAPSREDEFGILVRHAQGFDPRDLGAAGIKPVAGPEHLAAARHAVGAVTVRPEVIGYIVDICRATRSTPSIRIGVSPRGATALLAATRAWAWLAGRDYATPDDVKALARPALRHRLDLRPEAELEGATADGVLDRVLASVPVPR; from the coding sequence GTGACCAGCACCGAGGTATCGACCGCTCAGGCGCGTGAAGCGCTCATCGCGCTGAAGGGCGAGGTCGGCAGCGCCGTCGTCGGCAACGACGCGGCGGTGACCGGCCTGATCCTGGCGCTGCTGTGCCGGGGCCACGTGCTCGTCGAAGGCGTGCCGGGCGTCGGGAAGACGCTGCTCGTGCGCGCGCTCTCGGCCGCGCTGAGCCTGGAGACCAAACGCATCCAGTTCACGCCCGATCTGATGCCGGGTGACGTCACCGGCTCGATCGTCTACGACGCGCACAGCGGCGAGTTCTCGTTCCGCGAAGGCCCGGTGTTCACGAACCTGCTGCTCGCCGACGAGATCAACCGGACGCCACCGAAGACGCAGTCGGCGCTGCTGGAGGCGATGGAGGAGCGGCAGGTCTCGCTGGACGGCCGGTCGCGGCCGCTGCCGGACCCGTTCATCGTGATCGCGACGCAGAACCCGGTCGAGTACGAAGGCACTTATTCGCTGCCGGAGGCCCAGCTCGACCGGTTCCTTCTCAAGCTGACGATGCCCGCGCCGTCGCGTGAAGACGAGTTCGGCATCCTCGTCCGGCACGCGCAGGGCTTCGATCCGCGCGACCTCGGTGCGGCCGGGATCAAGCCGGTCGCCGGGCCGGAGCACCTCGCCGCCGCGCGGCACGCGGTCGGCGCGGTGACCGTCCGGCCCGAGGTGATCGGCTACATCGTCGACATCTGCCGCGCGACGCGGTCGACGCCGTCCATCCGCATCGGCGTCTCACCGCGTGGCGCGACCGCGCTGCTGGCGGCGACCAGGGCGTGGGCGTGGCTCGCCGGTCGTGACTACGCGACGCCCGACGACGTCAAGGCGCTGGCCAGGCCGGCGCTGCGGCACCGGCTGGACCTGCGCCCGGAGGCCGAGCTCGAAGGCGCCACGGCCGACGGCGTGCTGGACCGCGTGCTCGCGTCCGTGCCCGTCCCGCGCTGA
- a CDS encoding RICIN domain-containing protein — translation MFNKVNVAKFNKVTMALAACVALLSPATASAQPAGAPLYLADGGGAVSLADVDGKPVLADAKDTKAQWTYAKDLLQFKNVASGKCLAAVSPVDGIGVTMADCADKDRYQQWKRQAGAPGLVVLGNVATARCLTADGVTAGSRLYQEVCSLTGIANTWAAGGRTLAIISGNDQRLGAAQPVGVPFVVKVIGENGQPAAGIPVNFYVRSARAKNYLAFEGGGETATATSGADGMAGSPKIKLAEPGEFEIRFTGSASLDDSNTIVFEGTCLC, via the coding sequence ATGTTCAACAAGGTGAATGTTGCCAAGTTCAACAAGGTGACCATGGCACTGGCAGCCTGCGTCGCGCTGCTCAGCCCCGCGACGGCCTCGGCCCAGCCCGCAGGGGCGCCGCTGTACCTCGCGGACGGCGGCGGTGCCGTCTCGCTCGCCGACGTCGACGGCAAACCGGTGCTCGCGGACGCCAAAGACACCAAAGCGCAATGGACGTACGCGAAGGACCTGCTCCAGTTCAAGAACGTGGCGAGCGGGAAGTGCCTCGCGGCGGTCAGCCCGGTCGACGGCATCGGCGTCACCATGGCCGATTGCGCCGACAAGGACCGCTACCAGCAGTGGAAGCGCCAGGCGGGCGCGCCGGGACTGGTCGTGCTCGGCAACGTCGCGACCGCGCGCTGCCTGACCGCGGACGGCGTCACCGCCGGTTCGCGGCTCTACCAGGAGGTCTGCTCGCTCACGGGCATCGCGAACACGTGGGCGGCGGGCGGCCGCACGCTCGCGATCATCTCCGGCAACGACCAGCGGCTCGGCGCGGCCCAGCCCGTCGGCGTGCCGTTCGTCGTCAAGGTGATCGGCGAGAACGGGCAGCCGGCGGCGGGCATCCCGGTCAACTTCTACGTCCGGTCCGCGCGTGCGAAGAACTACCTCGCCTTCGAAGGCGGCGGCGAGACCGCGACGGCCACCAGCGGCGCCGACGGCATGGCGGGCAGCCCGAAGATCAAGCTCGCCGAGCCAGGCGAGTTCGAGATCCGGTTCACCGGAAGCGCGAGCCTCGACGACAGCAACACGATCGTCTTCGAAGGCACCTGTCTCTGCTGA
- a CDS encoding stage II sporulation protein M — protein MDVDVFVATHRPDWDRLSELSRRANRLRGAEADELVTLYQRAATHLSIIRSVAPDPALVSQLSGIVARARSAVTGTSSPAWREFGLFFTRRFPATVYLSRRWWVPTAVLSLALTTVLAAWIANDPAVRTAIAPPELIKEMTEPGGQYETYYSTGPAASFAFHVWTNNAWVAAVCLFFGVVFGLPVIGALWSNVQSLAVGLGLMYSAGRGDFFLGLLMPHGLLELTAVFVAAGTGLKLGWTVISPGRRSRAAALAEQGRSVVVMALGLACVLLVSGAIEGFVTPSGLPTWARIGIGVVVEVLFLVYVFVLGRRAARDGETGDVDARDAGDALPETG, from the coding sequence ATGGACGTGGATGTGTTCGTCGCGACGCATCGGCCCGATTGGGACCGGCTGAGCGAGCTGAGCCGCCGCGCGAACCGGCTTCGCGGCGCCGAGGCCGACGAGCTCGTCACGCTCTACCAGCGCGCCGCCACGCATCTGTCGATCATCCGTTCCGTCGCGCCGGACCCGGCGCTGGTCTCCCAGCTGTCCGGGATCGTCGCCCGCGCGCGGTCGGCGGTGACCGGGACGAGTTCGCCCGCGTGGCGTGAGTTCGGGTTGTTCTTCACGCGGCGGTTCCCGGCGACGGTGTATCTGAGCAGGCGCTGGTGGGTGCCGACGGCCGTGCTGTCGCTGGCGCTCACGACTGTGCTCGCCGCGTGGATCGCGAACGACCCCGCGGTGCGCACGGCGATCGCGCCGCCCGAACTCATCAAGGAGATGACCGAACCCGGCGGCCAGTACGAGACCTACTATTCGACTGGGCCGGCCGCGTCGTTCGCGTTCCACGTGTGGACGAACAACGCGTGGGTGGCGGCCGTGTGCCTGTTCTTCGGGGTGGTGTTCGGCCTTCCGGTGATCGGCGCGCTGTGGTCGAACGTGCAGTCGCTCGCCGTCGGGCTCGGACTGATGTATTCGGCAGGCCGCGGCGACTTCTTCCTCGGCCTGCTCATGCCGCACGGGCTGCTCGAACTGACCGCGGTGTTCGTGGCCGCGGGCACCGGGCTGAAGCTGGGCTGGACGGTGATCAGCCCCGGCAGGCGGTCGCGGGCGGCGGCGCTGGCCGAGCAGGGCCGGTCGGTGGTCGTGATGGCGCTCGGGCTCGCGTGCGTGCTGCTCGTGTCGGGCGCGATCGAGGGATTCGTGACCCCGTCCGGGCTGCCGACGTGGGCCCGGATCGGGATCGGCGTCGTGGTCGAGGTGCTGTTCCTGGTGTACGTGTTCGTGCTGGGCCGCCGTGCCGCGCGCGATGGCGAGACGGGTGACGTCGACGCGCGCGACGCGGGTGACGCGTTGCCCGAAACCGGCTGA
- a CDS encoding DUF2207 domain-containing protein, whose protein sequence is MRAALLAAIFLLIPAGSAWADEPPLPNLPNSAEIQLKVERDGTLSVTEAVSVPTGTTMVRKIGLRVPAAHNRDRVYGIRDVSLEGAGTTEQTDDEFTATLRGGTSVLRYKVDGAVDDENAVLHVSWRLAGGWDTRLALVRASFAAPQIAKAVSCSLGSADRHCGAAQIDHIGLTRFSQQNLAAGLPMDISVELPSGTVPANAEFAPSKTLAGAFVLTTPVVLGWILFAILAVIGGAWLWLARRRDAEPGDPLPVEVVSGDDEDAVFTSPDGVLPGHVGTVLSGRADEVDLAATVLDLAVRNYLWVEESEDDGLTGWRLTRRNPPDDDLTDFERAVFELVLPGDTRTLAELRTERVGIATVRTVLRDDVIGRRWLRRRNALPRRGLRVACYGLFLTAVLAFTIGYAQVGVAVAVAGVLTAFAARFVPSRTDRGRQLRRRLLGLRDQLHATRAKGVPKLARDLVFSRALPYALTLGEVDDWVNAFKALKSPPKPYWYGGVGSLRRVSEFTAALVGTFAGSRRGRRLEG, encoded by the coding sequence GTGAGGGCCGCGCTCCTCGCGGCGATTTTCCTGCTGATACCGGCAGGTTCGGCATGGGCGGACGAGCCGCCGCTGCCGAACCTGCCGAACAGTGCGGAAATTCAGCTCAAGGTCGAACGCGACGGCACGCTTTCGGTCACCGAGGCCGTGTCGGTGCCGACGGGCACGACCATGGTCCGCAAGATCGGCCTGCGCGTGCCGGCCGCGCACAACCGTGATCGCGTATACGGAATCCGTGACGTCAGCCTCGAAGGCGCCGGGACGACCGAACAGACCGATGACGAGTTCACCGCGACGCTGCGCGGCGGCACCTCGGTACTCCGGTACAAAGTGGACGGTGCGGTCGACGACGAGAACGCCGTGCTGCACGTGAGCTGGCGCCTCGCCGGTGGCTGGGACACCAGGCTGGCACTGGTCCGCGCGTCGTTCGCGGCGCCCCAGATCGCGAAGGCGGTCAGCTGCTCGCTCGGTTCCGCGGATCGTCATTGCGGTGCCGCGCAGATCGACCACATCGGACTCACCCGGTTCAGCCAGCAGAACCTGGCCGCCGGCCTGCCGATGGACATCAGCGTCGAATTGCCGTCGGGCACGGTGCCCGCCAATGCCGAATTCGCGCCGTCGAAGACACTCGCGGGCGCGTTCGTGCTCACCACGCCCGTCGTGCTCGGCTGGATCCTGTTCGCGATCCTGGCGGTCATCGGCGGCGCGTGGCTGTGGCTCGCCCGTCGCCGCGACGCCGAGCCCGGTGATCCGCTGCCCGTCGAAGTCGTGTCCGGGGACGACGAGGACGCGGTGTTCACGTCCCCGGACGGTGTGCTGCCCGGCCACGTCGGCACCGTCCTGTCCGGACGCGCCGACGAGGTCGATCTCGCCGCGACCGTGCTCGACCTGGCAGTCCGCAACTATCTCTGGGTCGAGGAGAGCGAGGACGACGGCCTCACCGGCTGGCGGCTGACCCGGCGCAACCCGCCCGACGACGACCTCACCGACTTCGAACGTGCCGTGTTCGAACTCGTACTGCCCGGTGACACTCGCACTTTGGCGGAGCTCAGAACGGAGCGAGTGGGCATCGCGACGGTGCGAACGGTCCTGCGCGACGACGTCATCGGCCGTCGCTGGCTGCGGCGCCGGAACGCGTTGCCCAGGCGCGGCCTCCGCGTCGCCTGCTACGGCTTGTTCCTGACGGCCGTGCTCGCGTTCACGATCGGCTACGCGCAGGTCGGCGTGGCCGTCGCCGTCGCCGGCGTGCTCACCGCCTTCGCCGCGCGGTTCGTCCCGTCGCGCACGGATCGGGGCAGGCAGCTGCGCCGTCGCCTGCTCGGGCTGCGGGACCAGCTGCACGCCACGCGCGCGAAAGGCGTCCCCAAACTGGCCCGTGACCTGGTGTTCTCGCGCGCGCTACCGTACGCGCTGACGCTCGGTGAAGTCGACGATTGGGTGAACGCGTTCAAGGCTTTGAAGTCGCCGCCGAAGCCGTACTGGTACGGCGGAGTGGGGTCACTGCGGCGGGTGAGTGAATTCACCGCCGCGCTCGTGGGAACGTTCGCCGGGTCGCGCCGGGGGCGTCGCCTCGAAGGCTGA
- a CDS encoding DUF2207 domain-containing protein, with translation MLTKWGPAAVLTAAAVMFPAQPDFDIPPSGGPSVPDQPDITIPRPPNGVAGRVAESQPDGPTSDLELKVGRDGKLTVTDKVKIPGGKQLVRVIPLRVPATGDQDRVFGIPEIKAEGPATVTQDPDKVTITYPAGESTVRYTVDGAVADLDGQQQLRWQLASGWSEPVARVTASVIAPVRELSLVNCFAGPIGSEQQCTLAEVDHTGIVRIEHDDLKQGERVDLSVGLPAGSVPANARFEAISGAAGAFALTTAVGIGFGLLALLLILGALLVWRLRKRDAAALSGGSGPVDVLQREGGHVSFVSPDGVLPGQVGTVVDETVDVVDISATVVDLAVRNYLWIAEVPTGSGTVDWQLSRRNPADENLHEFERAIFATLLPEGTDNVLLSEIRSRGSLDLRKVSDAMYTDVVRKGWFARRPDSGKSLLTWIGVGVFGAGLAATVALAFSIGHALLGVALAIAGIALVLGAGWLPSRTPRGRLLVSNVRGLLDYLHNVKVEDIPAADRELVFSRSLPFAVVLGDTERWLGTFASLDPSADGSAGLYWFGGLDQERDLRRFAAHFPAFLTALDGLLAESGHLRSLQPVPA, from the coding sequence GTGTTGACGAAATGGGGGCCGGCCGCGGTATTGACCGCCGCCGCCGTGATGTTCCCGGCTCAGCCGGACTTCGATATCCCGCCGTCCGGCGGGCCTTCCGTGCCCGACCAGCCGGACATCACGATCCCGCGGCCGCCGAACGGCGTCGCCGGGCGTGTCGCGGAGTCCCAGCCGGACGGTCCGACCAGCGATCTCGAGCTCAAAGTCGGGCGTGACGGCAAGCTGACCGTAACCGACAAGGTGAAGATCCCCGGCGGCAAACAGCTCGTCCGGGTGATCCCGCTGCGCGTGCCCGCGACCGGTGACCAGGATCGCGTCTTCGGCATCCCCGAGATCAAGGCCGAGGGCCCGGCGACTGTCACCCAGGACCCGGACAAGGTCACCATCACCTATCCGGCGGGTGAGTCGACCGTTCGGTACACAGTGGACGGCGCGGTCGCGGACCTCGACGGCCAGCAGCAGCTGCGCTGGCAGCTCGCGAGCGGCTGGTCGGAGCCGGTCGCCAGGGTCACCGCCTCGGTCATCGCGCCCGTGCGCGAACTGTCACTCGTCAACTGCTTCGCCGGGCCGATCGGCTCCGAACAGCAGTGCACGCTCGCCGAGGTCGACCACACCGGCATCGTCCGGATCGAACACGACGACCTCAAGCAGGGCGAGCGGGTCGACCTGTCCGTCGGGCTGCCCGCGGGTTCCGTGCCCGCGAACGCGCGGTTCGAAGCGATCTCGGGCGCCGCGGGCGCGTTCGCGCTGACCACCGCGGTCGGCATCGGCTTCGGCCTGCTCGCGCTGCTGCTGATCTTGGGCGCGCTGCTCGTGTGGCGGCTGCGCAAACGGGACGCCGCCGCGCTGTCAGGCGGTTCGGGCCCGGTCGACGTGCTGCAGCGTGAAGGCGGGCACGTCAGTTTCGTCTCACCCGACGGCGTGCTGCCCGGCCAGGTCGGCACGGTCGTCGACGAGACGGTCGACGTGGTCGACATCAGCGCCACGGTCGTGGACCTCGCCGTGCGCAACTATCTGTGGATCGCCGAGGTGCCGACCGGTTCGGGCACCGTCGACTGGCAGCTCAGCCGCCGCAACCCCGCCGACGAGAACCTGCACGAGTTCGAGCGCGCGATCTTCGCAACGCTGCTGCCGGAAGGCACGGACAACGTGCTGCTGTCCGAGATCCGTTCGCGTGGCTCGCTGGACCTGCGCAAGGTCAGCGACGCGATGTACACCGACGTGGTGCGCAAGGGCTGGTTCGCGCGCCGTCCCGACAGCGGCAAGAGCCTGCTGACCTGGATCGGCGTCGGCGTGTTCGGCGCCGGGCTCGCCGCGACGGTCGCGCTGGCGTTCAGCATCGGGCACGCGCTGCTCGGTGTCGCGCTGGCGATCGCCGGGATCGCGCTCGTGCTCGGAGCCGGCTGGCTGCCGTCGCGGACCCCGCGTGGGCGCCTGCTCGTCAGCAACGTGCGCGGGCTGCTCGATTACCTGCACAACGTCAAGGTCGAGGACATCCCGGCCGCGGATCGCGAATTGGTGTTCTCGCGCTCGCTGCCGTTCGCGGTCGTGCTCGGCGACACCGAACGCTGGCTCGGGACGTTCGCCTCGCTCGATCCGTCCGCGGACGGATCCGCGGGCCTCTACTGGTTCGGCGGACTGGACCAAGAGCGCGATCTGCGTCGCTTCGCCGCGCATTTCCCGGCGTTCTTGACGGCTTTGGACGGCCTGCTGGCGGAATCGGGCCATTTGCGCTCGCTGCAGCCCGTCCCGGCGTGA
- a CDS encoding DUF58 domain-containing protein yields MALTGRLGLLAALGALVVGFVLPSWLGVGAVLGVLALGVALDLALAGSVRELRFVRSGASSVRLGETTEVTLTVANAGRSVRGTLRDAWPPSAGAHEDRHVVELPPGERRRFVTRLTPTRRGDRPAHQVTVRSLGPLGLAARQGSHTVPWSVRVLPPFHSRKHLPSRLARLQQLDGRNAMLIRGQGTEFDSLREYVIGDDVRSIDWRATARASDVMVRTWRPERDRHVVLVLDTGRVSAGRVGDAPRLDAAMDAALLLAVLASKAGDRVDLLCYDRQVRAAVTGSSAGELLPSLVNAMAPIEPSLVETDSRGMVAEVLRRTRRRSLVVLLTGLDAAPMEEGLLPVLTSLTSRHQVVIASVADPRVAEMARARGDAEAVYDAAAAEKTLAERRQVTARLGRHDVQVVDATPEDLPPALADRYLALKAAGKL; encoded by the coding sequence ATGGCGCTCACCGGGCGACTCGGGCTGCTGGCGGCGCTGGGTGCGCTGGTGGTCGGTTTCGTGCTGCCGTCCTGGCTGGGTGTCGGTGCCGTTTTGGGCGTGCTGGCACTCGGTGTGGCCCTCGATCTCGCGTTGGCGGGCAGTGTCCGCGAGTTGCGGTTCGTTCGGTCGGGCGCGTCATCGGTCCGGCTCGGTGAGACGACCGAAGTGACGCTTACGGTCGCCAACGCGGGCCGGTCGGTCCGCGGCACACTGCGCGACGCGTGGCCGCCGAGCGCCGGCGCGCACGAAGACCGGCACGTGGTCGAGCTGCCGCCCGGCGAACGCCGCCGGTTCGTCACCCGGCTCACCCCGACGCGACGCGGCGACCGGCCCGCGCATCAGGTCACCGTGCGCTCGCTCGGCCCGCTCGGCCTCGCCGCGCGCCAGGGCTCGCACACGGTGCCCTGGTCCGTGCGCGTGCTGCCGCCGTTCCACAGCCGCAAGCACCTGCCGTCTCGCCTGGCGCGCCTGCAGCAGCTCGACGGCCGCAACGCGATGCTCATCCGCGGACAGGGCACCGAGTTCGACTCGCTGCGCGAATACGTGATCGGCGACGACGTGCGGTCCATCGACTGGCGCGCCACCGCGCGCGCGTCGGACGTGATGGTCCGGACCTGGCGGCCCGAACGTGACCGCCACGTCGTGCTCGTGCTCGACACCGGCCGCGTGTCGGCGGGCCGCGTCGGCGACGCGCCCCGGCTCGACGCGGCGATGGACGCGGCGCTGCTGCTGGCCGTGCTGGCATCGAAGGCGGGCGACCGGGTCGACCTGCTCTGCTACGACCGGCAGGTGCGCGCGGCCGTGACCGGCTCATCGGCGGGCGAGCTGCTGCCGTCGCTGGTCAACGCGATGGCGCCGATCGAGCCGTCGCTGGTCGAGACGGACTCGCGCGGAATGGTCGCCGAGGTGCTGCGGCGGACCCGGCGCCGGTCGCTGGTCGTGCTGCTGACCGGGCTCGACGCGGCGCCGATGGAAGAGGGACTGCTGCCGGTCCTGACCTCGCTGACGTCACGCCACCAGGTGGTCATCGCGTCGGTCGCGGATCCGCGCGTCGCCGAGATGGCACGCGCGCGCGGCGACGCGGAAGCCGTCTACGACGCCGCCGCCGCGGAGAAGACGCTCGCCGAGCGACGCCAGGTGACCGCTCGCCTCGGCCGCCATGACGTCCAGGTCGTCGACGCGACGCCGGAGGACCTGCCGCCCGCGCTCGCGGACCGGTACTTGGCGCTGAAGGCGGCCGGGAAGCTTTAA
- a CDS encoding RDD family protein, translating to MKEETDLVTGEAVVLDLRVARLASRGAAMLLDVLLQAVTLLIVLLVLVMTSAGDESLLSAVMLVSTVLVLVGYPVLFETLTRGKTLGKMALGLRVVRADGGAIRFRQALTRGLCGALVDFWMLGFFGVVAILVSAFSRDGKRIGDYLAGTVVIRERVPDAAAATPVYMPPQLAQWASQLDLSGLPNDLALSMRQYLARYHDLRAEAAHALGWSLAQQVGARIGAGLPQGVPVWAYLSAILAERRRRELARTGYAPEPLASALATPFPAPVSPPAPSPAEHPMASSYVTEQPPAVRQPTEQSAGASAEEPPVAENPFAPPK from the coding sequence GTGAAAGAAGAGACGGATCTCGTCACGGGCGAGGCCGTGGTGCTGGACCTGCGCGTCGCCAGACTCGCCAGCCGGGGCGCCGCGATGCTCCTCGACGTGCTGCTCCAGGCCGTGACGCTGCTGATCGTGCTGCTCGTGCTGGTGATGACGTCGGCAGGCGACGAGTCGCTGCTCAGCGCGGTGATGCTCGTCTCGACCGTGCTCGTGCTCGTCGGCTACCCGGTCCTGTTCGAGACACTCACGCGCGGCAAGACACTCGGCAAGATGGCGCTCGGCCTGCGGGTCGTCCGCGCCGACGGCGGCGCGATCCGGTTCCGCCAGGCGCTCACCCGCGGCCTCTGCGGCGCGCTGGTCGACTTCTGGATGCTCGGGTTCTTCGGCGTGGTCGCGATCCTCGTCTCGGCCTTCTCCCGCGACGGAAAACGCATCGGCGACTACCTGGCGGGCACCGTCGTGATCCGCGAACGTGTGCCGGACGCGGCCGCCGCCACACCCGTCTACATGCCACCGCAATTGGCCCAATGGGCGTCCCAGCTCGACTTGTCCGGCCTGCCGAACGACTTGGCGCTGTCGATGCGCCAGTACCTCGCCCGCTATCACGATCTGCGCGCCGAAGCCGCGCACGCGCTCGGCTGGAGCCTCGCGCAGCAGGTCGGCGCCCGCATCGGCGCCGGATTGCCGCAGGGCGTCCCCGTCTGGGCCTATTTGAGTGCGATCCTCGCCGAACGCCGCCGCCGCGAACTCGCCCGCACGGGATACGCCCCCGAGCCGTTGGCGTCAGCGTTGGCCACGCCGTTCCCCGCCCCGGTCTCGCCGCCGGCGCCTTCACCCGCCGAGCACCCCATGGCCTCGTCGTATGTGACCGAGCAGCCGCCGGCCGTGCGGCAGCCGACCGAGCAGTCCGCCGGTGCTTCCGCCGAGGAGCCTCCGGTCGCGGAAAACCCGTTCGCGCCACCGAAGTGA
- a CDS encoding M16 family metallopeptidase translates to MAVPELTRFTLDNGLRVVLAPDDTAPVVAVSVHYDVGFRSEPEGRTGFAHLFEHLMFQGSESLEKLAHFRHVQSSGGSFNGSTHPDYTDYYEVLPAAALERALFLEADRMRAPKLTQENLANQIDVVKEEIRLNVLNRPYGGFPWILLPPVLYSTFPNAHNGYGGFEDLEQATLDDCAAFFDTYYAPSNAVLTVAGDFTADRARELIEKHFGDVQFRPRPERPSFFEPHPVGELRGEHTDPHAPLPALGVGYRMPDPINDLDGYLANLVLAGVLTDGDGSRLQQRLVHREPLVVDLNAGAGLFGPFEARDPDTFTVTAIHPPDVSTERVLGALDEELEKLASTPPEAQELTRVTARWAAGLHQEHDQLLSRTLGFGSFELLYSDAALVSTLADRMAAITAEDVSAAAKALRPDSRAVLVVKPEGGK, encoded by the coding sequence ATGGCGGTTCCTGAACTCACTAGGTTCACCCTCGACAACGGCTTGCGCGTGGTGCTGGCGCCCGACGACACCGCTCCGGTCGTCGCGGTCAGCGTCCACTACGACGTGGGCTTCCGGTCCGAACCGGAAGGGCGAACCGGTTTCGCGCACCTGTTCGAGCATTTGATGTTCCAGGGCAGCGAAAGCCTCGAAAAACTCGCGCACTTCCGTCACGTGCAGTCCAGCGGTGGCTCCTTCAACGGCTCCACGCACCCGGACTACACCGACTACTACGAGGTGCTGCCCGCGGCGGCGCTCGAGCGCGCGCTGTTCCTCGAAGCGGACCGCATGCGCGCGCCGAAGCTGACGCAGGAGAACCTGGCCAACCAGATCGACGTGGTCAAGGAGGAGATCCGCCTCAACGTGCTGAACCGGCCGTACGGCGGATTCCCGTGGATCCTGCTCCCGCCGGTGCTGTACTCGACGTTCCCCAACGCGCACAACGGATACGGCGGGTTCGAGGACCTCGAGCAGGCCACACTGGACGATTGCGCCGCGTTCTTCGACACCTACTACGCGCCGTCCAACGCGGTGCTCACGGTCGCGGGCGACTTCACCGCCGACCGCGCGCGCGAGCTCATCGAGAAGCACTTCGGCGACGTGCAGTTCCGTCCGCGCCCCGAGCGGCCCTCGTTCTTCGAGCCGCACCCCGTCGGTGAGCTCCGCGGCGAGCACACCGACCCGCACGCCCCGCTGCCCGCGCTCGGCGTCGGCTACCGCATGCCGGACCCGATCAACGACCTCGACGGCTACCTCGCGAACCTCGTGCTCGCGGGCGTGCTGACCGACGGCGACGGCTCACGGCTGCAGCAGCGCCTGGTCCACCGCGAGCCGCTGGTCGTCGACCTCAACGCGGGTGCCGGCCTGTTCGGCCCGTTCGAAGCGCGTGACCCCGACACGTTCACCGTCACCGCGATCCACCCGCCGGACGTCTCCACCGAGCGCGTGCTCGGCGCGCTGGACGAGGAGCTGGAGAAGCTCGCCTCCACGCCGCCGGAAGCCCAGGAACTCACCAGGGTGACCGCGCGCTGGGCCGCCGGGCTGCACCAGGAGCACGACCAGCTGCTCTCGCGCACGCTCGGTTTCGGCTCGTTCGAACTGCTCTATTCCGACGCCGCGCTGGTGTCGACGCTGGCCGACCGGATGGCCGCGATCACCGCGGAGGACGTCTCGGCCGCGGCCAAGGCGTTGCGCCCCGACTCGCGCGCGGTACTGGTGGTCAAGCCCGAGGGAGGCAAGTGA
- a CDS encoding neutral zinc metallopeptidase, producing MPPQGPPPAQRPPMGPPPWPQTGGQPLPPPMAAPMPPPAPFNPGMQAPFGQPAYGPRFGPGYAPYAKKSNTGMVVGILAVGVFVVVGGLIATFALAGGGKRHQVADAGYSTRPTITSSGTTSTTTSTSTSATTSRSTGSTGTTRSTSTTTSASSAPKAPRKLADNALFSKSDGGLPNNRCGLNRWANNPSAAESFFDSAAKCTAESWKYALSYVDLPFNYPDIKYPSGSSWSSPCGGVSQGSAAAFYCPTNQTLYMPYEGLQVKDFGNRPGVYLAVFAHEYGHHIQQITGIMPAMNEKRYDAGADSAEGLEYSRRLELQAQCFSGMFLGSTVDRGGDVNRTMYNDAWRTQQRGDHGKGPRDHGSDAHSSGWWQTGALKNRNVQCNTWASPSGDVS from the coding sequence ATGCCTCCGCAGGGGCCGCCGCCCGCGCAGCGGCCGCCGATGGGACCGCCGCCGTGGCCGCAGACGGGCGGGCAGCCGTTGCCGCCGCCGATGGCCGCGCCGATGCCGCCGCCCGCCCCGTTCAACCCGGGTATGCAGGCGCCGTTCGGGCAGCCCGCGTACGGGCCCCGGTTCGGGCCCGGCTACGCGCCGTACGCGAAGAAGTCGAACACCGGCATGGTGGTCGGGATCCTCGCGGTGGGCGTGTTCGTGGTCGTCGGCGGGCTGATCGCGACGTTCGCGCTGGCCGGTGGCGGCAAACGGCACCAGGTGGCCGACGCCGGGTACAGCACGCGCCCGACGATCACCTCGAGTGGGACCACGTCGACCACGACCAGCACTTCGACGTCGGCCACGACGTCGCGGTCGACGGGCAGCACGGGCACCACGCGGTCCACGAGCACCACGACGAGTGCGTCTTCGGCACCGAAGGCGCCGCGCAAGCTCGCCGACAACGCGTTGTTCAGCAAGTCGGACGGCGGGCTGCCGAACAACCGGTGCGGGCTGAACCGATGGGCGAACAACCCGAGCGCGGCGGAGTCGTTCTTCGACAGCGCGGCGAAATGCACGGCCGAGTCGTGGAAGTACGCACTGTCCTACGTGGACCTGCCGTTCAACTACCCGGACATCAAGTATCCGTCCGGCAGTTCGTGGTCCAGCCCGTGCGGCGGCGTCAGCCAGGGATCCGCGGCGGCGTTCTACTGCCCGACCAACCAGACGCTGTACATGCCGTACGAGGGTCTGCAGGTGAAGGACTTCGGCAACCGGCCCGGTGTCTACCTCGCGGTGTTCGCGCACGAGTACGGGCACCACATCCAGCAGATCACCGGGATCATGCCCGCGATGAACGAGAAGCGGTACGACGCGGGCGCCGACTCGGCGGAGGGCCTGGAGTATTCGCGGCGGCTCGAGCTGCAGGCGCAGTGCTTCTCGGGGATGTTCCTCGGTTCCACTGTGGACCGGGGTGGCGACGTCAACCGCACGATGTACAACGACGCGTGGCGTACCCAGCAGCGCGGTGATCACGGCAAGGGTCCGCGTGACCACGGCAGTGACGCGCATTCGTCGGGCTGGTGGCAGACCGGCGCGCTGAAGAACCGCAACGTGCAGTGCAACACCTGGGCGTCCCCGTCGGGGGACGTGTCGTGA